A section of the Mastomys coucha isolate ucsf_1 unplaced genomic scaffold, UCSF_Mcou_1 pScaffold15, whole genome shotgun sequence genome encodes:
- the Angptl2 gene encoding angiopoietin-related protein 2 produces MRPLCMTYWWLGLLATVGAATGPEADVEGTEDGSQREYIYLNRYKRAGESPDKCTYTFIVPQQRVTGAICVNSKEPEVHLENRVHKQELELLNNELLKQKRQIETLQQLVEVDGGIVSEVKLLRKESRNMNSRVTQLYMQLLHEIIRKRDNALELSQLENRILNQTADMLQLASKYKDLEHKFQHLAMLAHNQSEVIAQLEEHCQRVPAARPVPQPPPAAPPRVYQPPTYNRIINQISTNEIQSDQNLKVLPPSLPTMPALTSLPSSTDKPSGPWRDCLQALEDGHSTSSIYLVKPENTNRLMQVWCDQRHDPGGWTVIQRRLDGSVNFFRNWETYKQGFGNIDGEYWLGLENIYWLTNQGNYKLLVTMEDWSGRKVFAEYASFRLEPESEYYKLRLGRYHGNAGDSFTWHNGKQFTTLDRDHDVYTGNCAHYQKGGWWYNACAHSNLNGVWYRGGHYRSRYQDGVYWAEFRGGSYSLKKVVMMIRPNPNTFH; encoded by the exons ATGAGGCCACTCTGTATGACCTACTGGTGGCTTGGACTGCTGGCCACTGTTGGAGCTGCCACAGGCCCAGAGGCTGATGTTGAGGGCACAGAGGATGGTTCGCAGAGAGAGTACATTTACCTCAACAGGTACAAGCGGGCAGGTGAGTCCCCTGACAAGTGCACCTACACCTTCATTGTGCCTCAACAGCGGGTCACGGGTGCAATTTGTGTCAATTCCAAGGAGCCCGAGGTGCACCTGGAGAACCGTGTGCACAAGCAGGAGCTGGAGCTGCTCAACAATGAGCTGCTTAAGCAGAAGCGGCAGATTGAGACGCTGCAGCAGCTGGTAGAGGTGGATGGCGGCATTGTGAGCGAGGTGAAGCTGCTACGCAAGGAGAGCCGCAACATGAACTCTCGGGTCACGCAGCTGTACATGCAACTCCTACATGAGATCATTCGAAAGCGAGACAATGCGCTGGAGCTCTCCCAGCTGGAGAACAGGATCCTGAACCAGACAGCTGACATGCTGCAGCTGGCTAGCAAGTACAAGGACCTGGAACACAAGTTCCAGCACCTGGCTATGCTGGCACACAACCAATCAGAGGTCATTGCCCAGCTGGAAGAGCACTGCCAACGTGTACCTGCAGCCAGGCCTGTGCCCCAGCCACCCCCAGCTGCTCCACCTCGGGTCTACCAACCACCCACCTACAACCGCATCATCAACCAGATTTCCACCAATGAGATCCAGAGTGACCAGAATCTGAAGGTGCTGCCACCCTCCCTGCCTACCATGCCTGCCCTTACCAGTCTCCCATCTTCCACTGATAAGCCATCAG GTCCATGGAGAGATTGCCTGCAGGCCCTGGAGGATGGTCACAGCACCAGCTCCATCTACCTGGTGAAACCTGAGAATACCAACCGCCTTATGCAGGTGTGGTGTGACCAGAGACACGACCCTGGGGGCTGGACTGTTATCCAGAGGCGCCTGGATGGCTCTGTCAACTTCTTCAGGAACTGGGAGACCTATAAG CAAGGGTTTGGGAACATCGACGGCGAATACTGGCTGGGTCTGGAGAACATCTACTGGCTGACAAACCAAGGCAACTACAAATTGCTTGTAACCATGGAGGACTGGTCTGGCCGCAAGGTCTTTGCAGAGTATGCTAGCTTCCGACTGGAGCCAGAAAGCGAGTACTATAAATTGCGGCTGGGGCGTTACCATGGCAATGCAGGTGACTCCTTTACCTGGCACAACGGCAAACAGTTCACCACCCTGGACAGGGACCATGATGTCTACACAG GAAACTGTGCCCACTATCAGAAGGGAGGATGGTGGTATAATGCCTGTGCTCACTCCAACCTCAATGGGGTCTGGTACCGTGGGGGCCATTACCGGAGCCGATACCAGGATGGGGTCTACTGGGCTGAGTTCCGAGGAGGATCTTACTCTCTCAAGAAGGTGGTGATGATGATTCGGCCCAACCCCAACACCTTCCACTAA